The Amycolatopsis coloradensis sequence GCGGCCGCACCTTCGAAACCGTCGCGGCCGAAGCCGACGACGTCGGCGCCGACCCGCTCACCTACTCGGGCACCCGCACCGTCTACACCCTTCGCGACGGCGCGCTGACCACCCAGAAGAGCATCCCGATCCATAACCGCCCGGTGACCGACCCGGTGCTCGGCACCGACGCCGCGAGCTGCGACCAGGCCGGGAGCTGACGCCGCTCCGCGACGTCGCGAAAGCCCAAGCGCGTGAAGGCTCCGTCGTCCAGCGAAGCCGCCGCGCCTGATCGCCNGCGGGCGCGACGATCCTTTACCGCCTGTGGGACAAGAACGTCCCGTACCGCCTCACCCTGACGACGTGCGAACGGTCCGCTGTCGCCGAAGCGGTGTGGGACGTCCTGTCGTCTCCTTCCCTCGGCTGAGCCGAGGGAAGGGGGCCTTCACGCGCTTCACTACGGGGCGTAGGTCAAGCAGTTGGCGGCATGGTCACCCTCGCCCGGTCCCACCCGGACACTCGATGCGGTGCATTCCAGCGCGGAATTGTGGCGGCAGTCGGACCGGGAGCAGGCGCCCACCTGTGCGGTCACTCGATCGAGTCCGCCCTTGGTGTTGAGCGGGACGAACGTTCCGCAATCGGCCGATCCGTTGCCGCCACCGACCGTGATGGCGAAAGCGTGACAGCCGTCGTGGTTGTACGAACAGCCGCTGACCGTGCATTCGTGGACAGCGGGCATTTCGGTGGTGGTCATAACGACTCCTGTACTTCGTGGTGGTGGTGTCGTTCGGTATGACCAGGGTTACACCGGCCCGTTCCGGCGGCAATTCGGGGAAATTCCTTCATGTCCGGGCAGCGGCAGGTCCAGCCGGATCAGAGATCGAGGTCGAGACGTGACGACGCGCGGGAGACACAGCAGTACATCCGTCCCGGTGGCGCGCCGATGTCGTCGCGGTGGTCCGGTTCGCCGCCGGCGACGCCGATCTCGCAACTGCCGCAAACCCCTTCACGGCAACCGGACGGGATACGGAACCCCGCGTGGTTCAAGGCGTCCAGCAGCGACTCTTCCGCGGCGACCGGTACCGTTCGCCCCGATCGGACACAGTGCACTTCGAAGGGCTCGGTGGGCGCGAATTCCTTGGCCACCGGCCGGAAACGCTCGATATGCAGTCGATGTGCGGGGAACGCCGCTTCGGCCGCGGCGAGCATCGACGCGGGACCACAGCAGTAGACCAGCGCGTCCGGGCCGAGCCCGGCGGCCAGCGCGGCGAAGTCGGGCCTGCCGTGCTCAGCGGTGGAGTGAAGGCGCACCCTGTCGCCGTACGCGGCCTTGAGCTCGGCGGCGAACGGCATCGTCGCTTCGGACCTGCCGACGTACACCAAGCTGGCCGAAGGACCCGCCGCCGCCAGCATCGGTTTGAGGGGCGTGATACCGATCCCGCCGGCGACGAACAGGTGTTCCGGCGCGGGAAGCAACGGGAAGTTGTTGCGTGGCAAGGAAACGTCGAGCGTCCGGCCCGCGCGCAGGAACAGGTGGACGTACTCCGAACCGCCCCGGCTCAGCCGGTCGTACCGGACGGCGACCCGATAGCCGCCGCGATCGGCCGGGTTCCCGCACAGCGAATACTGCCGGGTCAGCCAGTTCGGCAGCGCCACATCGACGTGCGCGCCCGGCTCCCAGGGCGCCAACGGGCCTTCGGCGCCGCGCAAGACGAGCGAGACGGTTCCTTCGGCGACCGGTTCCACGCGGTCGAGAACGGTCTTCTGCATCAACGAATTCACCTCAGTACAACTGCCGATAGCCGGTTTCGAGCATGGCCTCCACCACGGCCGGATCGACGTCGAGCCCCATCTGCTCGGCGGCGACCTCGCCGACGGACGGCAATTCGTCCGCCAGTGCCTGGCTCGCGGGATCCCAGAGCCGGGACCGGATCAGCGCGCGGCCGCAGTGGAAGAAGGTCTCCAGCACGTCGACGATGATCGCCAGTTCCGCCGGTTTGCCCTCGGTGCGCATCCTGGCGAGCACGTCCGGCTCGTCGGTGGGATAGGCGCGGCCGTTGACCCGGAACACCTCCCGCACGCCGGGGACCACGAACATCAGGCCGATGCCGTCGTTCTCGGCGAGGTTGCGGAAGGAGTCGGCGAGCTTGTTGCCCGGCCGGTCCGGGATCGCCAGGGTGCGCTCGCCGAGCACCTTGACGAAACCCGGGTAGTCGCCACGCGGCGAGCAATCGGGCAGGCCGCTCGCGTCCGACGTCGCCATCGCCACGAACGGGGCATGGGCGATGAACCGATGGCCGTGCCGGTCGATCCGGTCGTGGACCTTGGCCCTGATCATGGCCTCCGGCTCCCCCAGCCGGGCACGGACCTCCTCGGGCGAAAGTCGGCGCGGGCGCGTATCACTGCTGGTCATGGCACAATTATGAGCAATTGTTCAGCCCGCTCGCTACTCGCTTTCGCGCCGCTTCACCGGGAGTGTCATGACGTCGGAGCAA is a genomic window containing:
- a CDS encoding DUF1540 domain-containing protein encodes the protein MTTTEMPAVHECTVSGCSYNHDGCHAFAITVGGGNGSADCGTFVPLNTKGGLDRVTAQVGACSRSDCRHNSALECTASSVRVGPGEGDHAANCLTYAP
- a CDS encoding MSMEG_1061 family FMN-dependent PPOX-type flavoprotein, producing the protein MTSSDTRPRRLSPEEVRARLGEPEAMIRAKVHDRIDRHGHRFIAHAPFVAMATSDASGLPDCSPRGDYPGFVKVLGERTLAIPDRPGNKLADSFRNLAENDGIGLMFVVPGVREVFRVNGRAYPTDEPDVLARMRTEGKPAELAIIVDVLETFFHCGRALIRSRLWDPASQALADELPSVGEVAAEQMGLDVDPAVVEAMLETGYRQLY
- a CDS encoding PDR/VanB family oxidoreductase — translated: MQKTVLDRVEPVAEGTVSLVLRGAEGPLAPWEPGAHVDVALPNWLTRQYSLCGNPADRGGYRVAVRYDRLSRGGSEYVHLFLRAGRTLDVSLPRNNFPLLPAPEHLFVAGGIGITPLKPMLAAAGPSASLVYVGRSEATMPFAAELKAAYGDRVRLHSTAEHGRPDFAALAAGLGPDALVYCCGPASMLAAAEAAFPAHRLHIERFRPVAKEFAPTEPFEVHCVRSGRTVPVAAEESLLDALNHAGFRIPSGCREGVCGSCEIGVAGGEPDHRDDIGAPPGRMYCCVSRASSRLDLDL